A stretch of Bos indicus x Bos taurus breed Angus x Brahman F1 hybrid chromosome 17, Bos_hybrid_MaternalHap_v2.0, whole genome shotgun sequence DNA encodes these proteins:
- the WSB2 gene encoding WD repeat and SOCS box-containing protein 2 isoform X3, translating to MEAGEEPLLLAELKPGRPHQFDWKSSCETWSVAFSPDGSWFAWSQGHCIVKLIPWPLEEQFIPKGFEAKSRSSKNETKGRGSPKEKTLDCGQIVWGLAFSPWPSPPSKKLWARHHPQVPDVSCLILATGLNDGQIKIWEVQTGKQIQVLSGHLQWVYCCSISPDCSMLCSAAGEKSVFLWSMRSYTLIRKLEGHQSSVVSCDFSPDSALLVTASYDTNVIMWDPYTGERLRSLHHTQLNPPMDDSDVHISSLRSVCFSPEGLYLATVADDRLLRIWALELKTPIAFAPMTNGLCCTFFPHGGVIATGTRDGHVQFWTAPRVLSSLKHLCRKALRSFLTTYQVLALPIPKKMKEFLTYRTF from the exons ATGGAGGCCGGAG AGGAGCCGCTGCTGCTGGCCGAACTCAAGCCCGGGCGCCCCCACCAGTTTGATTGGAAGTCGAGCTGTGAAACGTGGAGCGTTGCCTTCTCCCCGGATGGTTCCTGGTTTGCCTGGTCTCAAGGACACTGCATTGTGAAGCTGATCCCCTGGCCGCTGGAGGAGCAGTT CATCCCTAAAGGGTTTGAAGCCAAAAGCCGAAGCAGCAAAAATGAGACAAAAGGGCGAGGCAGCCCAAAGGAGAAGACACTGGACTGTGGGCAGATTGTCTGGGGCTTGGCCTTCAGCCCATGGCCTTCTCCACCCAGCAAGAAACTCTGGGCTCGCCACCATCCGCAGGTGCCAGATGTCTCTTGCCTGATCCTTGCTACTGGGCTCAACGATGGGCAGATCAAGATTTGGGAGGTACAGACAG GTAAACAGATTCAGGTGTTATCGGGCCACCTGCAGTGGGTTTACTGCTGCTCCATCTCaccagactgcagcatgctatgTTCCGCGGCCGGAGAGAAGTCG GTCTTTCTGTGGAGCATGCGTTCCTACACGTTAATCCGGAAGCTAGAGGGCCACCAGAGCAGTGTGGTGTCTTGTGACTTCTCCCCTGACTCTGCCTTGCTCGTCACGGCTTCTTACGATACCAATGTGATCATGTGGGACCCCTACACCGGCGAGCGGCTGCGATCACTCCA CCACACCCAGCTCAACCCCCCGATGGATGATAGCGACGTCCACATCAGCTCCCTGAGATCTGTGTGCTTCTCCCCCGAAGGCTTGTACCTCGCCACGGTGGCAGATGACAG gctcctcaggaTCTGGGCCCTGGAACTGAAGACTCCGATTGCATTTGCTCCTATGACCAATGGTCTTTGCTGCACATTTTTTCCACATGGTGGAGTTATTGCCACAGG GACAAGGGACGGCCACGTCCAGTTCTGGACGGCTCCTCGGGTCCTGTCATCACTGAAGCACTTATGCCGGAAAGCCCTTCGAAGTTTCCTCACGACATACCAAGTGCTAGCACTgccaatccccaagaaaatgaaagagttcCTCACGTACAGGACTTTCTAA
- the RFC5 gene encoding replication factor C subunit 5 isoform X1 translates to METSAHKQQQPEAAKIRNLPWVEKYRPQTLDDLISHQDILSTIQKFISEDRLPHLLLYGPPGTGKTSTILACAKQLYKDKEFGSMVLELNASDDRGIDIVRGPILSFASTRTIFKKGFKLVILDEADAMTQDAQNALRRVIEKFTENTRFCLICNYLSKIIPALQSRCTRFRFGPLTPELMVPRLEHVVEEEKVDISEDGMKALITLSSGDMRRALNILQSTNMAFGKVTEETVYTCTGHPLKSDIANILDWMLNQDFTTAYRNIMELKTLKGLALHDILTEIHLFVHRVDFPSSVRIHLLTKMADIEYRLAVGTSEKIQLSSLIAAFQVTRDLIVTEA, encoded by the exons ATGGAGACCTCAGCGCacaagcagcagcagcctgaggcGGCCAAGATCAGAAACCTGCCCTG GGTTGAAAAATATCGGCCACAGACACTGGATGATCTCATTTCTCATCAGGACATCTTGAGTACCA TTCAGAAGTTTATCAGTGAGGACCGCCTGCCGCACCTCCTTCTGTATGGTCCTCCAGGGACAGGAAAGACATCCACCATCCTGGCCTGTGCTAAACAGCTGTACAAAGATAAGGAATTTGGCTCCATGGTCTTGGAG CTGAATGCTTCAGATGACCGAGGAATAGATATCGTTCGGGGACCAATCCTGAGCTTTGCTAGCACAAGGACAATATTTAA GAAAGGCTTTAAACTGGTGATCTTGGATGAGGCCGATGCCATGACTCAGGATGCCCAGAACGCCCTGAGGAGAG TGATTGAGAAGTTTACTGAAAATACCAGATTTTGCCTCATATGTAACTATCTGTCAAAGATCATCCCTGCCTTGCAGTCCCGGTGTACAAGATTCCGATTCGGACCACTGACTCCCGAACTCATGGTTCCCCGCCTGGAACACGTCGTAGAAGAAGAGAA AGTTGATATAAGTGAAGATGGGATGAAAGCGCTCATAACTCTTTCCAGTGGAGACATGCGAAGGGCTCTGAACATCTTACAG AGCACCAACATGGCCTTTGGGAAGGTCACAGAGGAGACTGTCTACACCTGCACAGGGCACCCGCTCAAGTCAGACATCGCCAACATTCTGGACTGGATGTTGAATCAAGACTTCACCACGGCCTACAGGA ATATCATGGAGTTAAAAACTCTGAAGGGGTTGGCGTTACACGACATCCTGACAGAGATACACCTGTTCGTGCACAGAG ttgACTTTCCATCTTCAGTTCGAATACATTTATTGACCAAAATGGCAGACATTGA GTACAGACTTGCTGTTGGCACCAGTGAGAAGATTCAGCTGAGTTCCCTCATTGCCGCTTTTCAAGTCACCAGAGACCTGATTGTCACTGAGGCCTAG
- the RFC5 gene encoding replication factor C subunit 5 isoform X2: METSAHKQQQPEAAKIRNLPWVEKYRPQTLDDLISHQDILSTIQKFISEDRLPHLLLYGPPGTGKTSTILACAKQLYKDKEFGSMVLELNASDDRGIDIVRGPILSFASTRTIFKKGFKLVILDEADAMTQDAQNALRRVIEKFTENTRFCLICNYLSKIIPALQSRCTRFRFGPLTPELMVPRLEHVVEEEKVDISEDGMKALITLSSGDMRRALNILQSTNMAFGKVTEETVYTCTGHPLKSDIANILDWMLNQDFTTAYRNIMELKTLKGLALHDILTEIHLFVHRGTDLLLAPVRRFS; this comes from the exons ATGGAGACCTCAGCGCacaagcagcagcagcctgaggcGGCCAAGATCAGAAACCTGCCCTG GGTTGAAAAATATCGGCCACAGACACTGGATGATCTCATTTCTCATCAGGACATCTTGAGTACCA TTCAGAAGTTTATCAGTGAGGACCGCCTGCCGCACCTCCTTCTGTATGGTCCTCCAGGGACAGGAAAGACATCCACCATCCTGGCCTGTGCTAAACAGCTGTACAAAGATAAGGAATTTGGCTCCATGGTCTTGGAG CTGAATGCTTCAGATGACCGAGGAATAGATATCGTTCGGGGACCAATCCTGAGCTTTGCTAGCACAAGGACAATATTTAA GAAAGGCTTTAAACTGGTGATCTTGGATGAGGCCGATGCCATGACTCAGGATGCCCAGAACGCCCTGAGGAGAG TGATTGAGAAGTTTACTGAAAATACCAGATTTTGCCTCATATGTAACTATCTGTCAAAGATCATCCCTGCCTTGCAGTCCCGGTGTACAAGATTCCGATTCGGACCACTGACTCCCGAACTCATGGTTCCCCGCCTGGAACACGTCGTAGAAGAAGAGAA AGTTGATATAAGTGAAGATGGGATGAAAGCGCTCATAACTCTTTCCAGTGGAGACATGCGAAGGGCTCTGAACATCTTACAG AGCACCAACATGGCCTTTGGGAAGGTCACAGAGGAGACTGTCTACACCTGCACAGGGCACCCGCTCAAGTCAGACATCGCCAACATTCTGGACTGGATGTTGAATCAAGACTTCACCACGGCCTACAGGA ATATCATGGAGTTAAAAACTCTGAAGGGGTTGGCGTTACACGACATCCTGACAGAGATACACCTGTTCGTGCACAGAG GTACAGACTTGCTGTTGGCACCAGTGAGAAGATTCAGCTGA
- the WSB2 gene encoding WD repeat and SOCS box-containing protein 2 isoform X1, with protein sequence MLSPAPEEPLLLAELKPGRPHQFDWKSSCETWSVAFSPDGSWFAWSQGHCIVKLIPWPLEEQFIPKGFEAKSRSSKNETKGRGSPKEKTLDCGQIVWGLAFSPWPSPPSKKLWARHHPQVPDVSCLILATGLNDGQIKIWEVQTGLLLLNLSGHQDVVRDLSFTPSGSLILVSASRDKTLRIWDLNKHGKQIQVLSGHLQWVYCCSISPDCSMLCSAAGEKSVFLWSMRSYTLIRKLEGHQSSVVSCDFSPDSALLVTASYDTNVIMWDPYTGERLRSLHHTQLNPPMDDSDVHISSLRSVCFSPEGLYLATVADDRLLRIWALELKTPIAFAPMTNGLCCTFFPHGGVIATGTRDGHVQFWTAPRVLSSLKHLCRKALRSFLTTYQVLALPIPKKMKEFLTYRTF encoded by the exons ATGCTATCTCCTGCCCCAGAGGAGCCGCTGCTGCTGGCCGAACTCAAGCCCGGGCGCCCCCACCAGTTTGATTGGAAGTCGAGCTGTGAAACGTGGAGCGTTGCCTTCTCCCCGGATGGTTCCTGGTTTGCCTGGTCTCAAGGACACTGCATTGTGAAGCTGATCCCCTGGCCGCTGGAGGAGCAGTT CATCCCTAAAGGGTTTGAAGCCAAAAGCCGAAGCAGCAAAAATGAGACAAAAGGGCGAGGCAGCCCAAAGGAGAAGACACTGGACTGTGGGCAGATTGTCTGGGGCTTGGCCTTCAGCCCATGGCCTTCTCCACCCAGCAAGAAACTCTGGGCTCGCCACCATCCGCAGGTGCCAGATGTCTCTTGCCTGATCCTTGCTACTGGGCTCAACGATGGGCAGATCAAGATTTGGGAGGTACAGACAG GGCTCCTGCTTTTGAATCTTTCCGGCCACCAGGATGTCGTGAGAGATCTGAGCTTCACACCCAGTGGCAGTTTGATTTTGGTTTCTGCATCTCGGGATAAGACTCTTCGCATCTGGGATCTGAATAAACATG GTAAACAGATTCAGGTGTTATCGGGCCACCTGCAGTGGGTTTACTGCTGCTCCATCTCaccagactgcagcatgctatgTTCCGCGGCCGGAGAGAAGTCG GTCTTTCTGTGGAGCATGCGTTCCTACACGTTAATCCGGAAGCTAGAGGGCCACCAGAGCAGTGTGGTGTCTTGTGACTTCTCCCCTGACTCTGCCTTGCTCGTCACGGCTTCTTACGATACCAATGTGATCATGTGGGACCCCTACACCGGCGAGCGGCTGCGATCACTCCA CCACACCCAGCTCAACCCCCCGATGGATGATAGCGACGTCCACATCAGCTCCCTGAGATCTGTGTGCTTCTCCCCCGAAGGCTTGTACCTCGCCACGGTGGCAGATGACAG gctcctcaggaTCTGGGCCCTGGAACTGAAGACTCCGATTGCATTTGCTCCTATGACCAATGGTCTTTGCTGCACATTTTTTCCACATGGTGGAGTTATTGCCACAGG GACAAGGGACGGCCACGTCCAGTTCTGGACGGCTCCTCGGGTCCTGTCATCACTGAAGCACTTATGCCGGAAAGCCCTTCGAAGTTTCCTCACGACATACCAAGTGCTAGCACTgccaatccccaagaaaatgaaagagttcCTCACGTACAGGACTTTCTAA
- the WSB2 gene encoding WD repeat and SOCS box-containing protein 2 isoform X2: protein MEAGEEPLLLAELKPGRPHQFDWKSSCETWSVAFSPDGSWFAWSQGHCIVKLIPWPLEEQFIPKGFEAKSRSSKNETKGRGSPKEKTLDCGQIVWGLAFSPWPSPPSKKLWARHHPQVPDVSCLILATGLNDGQIKIWEVQTGLLLLNLSGHQDVVRDLSFTPSGSLILVSASRDKTLRIWDLNKHGKQIQVLSGHLQWVYCCSISPDCSMLCSAAGEKSVFLWSMRSYTLIRKLEGHQSSVVSCDFSPDSALLVTASYDTNVIMWDPYTGERLRSLHHTQLNPPMDDSDVHISSLRSVCFSPEGLYLATVADDRLLRIWALELKTPIAFAPMTNGLCCTFFPHGGVIATGTRDGHVQFWTAPRVLSSLKHLCRKALRSFLTTYQVLALPIPKKMKEFLTYRTF from the exons ATGGAGGCCGGAG AGGAGCCGCTGCTGCTGGCCGAACTCAAGCCCGGGCGCCCCCACCAGTTTGATTGGAAGTCGAGCTGTGAAACGTGGAGCGTTGCCTTCTCCCCGGATGGTTCCTGGTTTGCCTGGTCTCAAGGACACTGCATTGTGAAGCTGATCCCCTGGCCGCTGGAGGAGCAGTT CATCCCTAAAGGGTTTGAAGCCAAAAGCCGAAGCAGCAAAAATGAGACAAAAGGGCGAGGCAGCCCAAAGGAGAAGACACTGGACTGTGGGCAGATTGTCTGGGGCTTGGCCTTCAGCCCATGGCCTTCTCCACCCAGCAAGAAACTCTGGGCTCGCCACCATCCGCAGGTGCCAGATGTCTCTTGCCTGATCCTTGCTACTGGGCTCAACGATGGGCAGATCAAGATTTGGGAGGTACAGACAG GGCTCCTGCTTTTGAATCTTTCCGGCCACCAGGATGTCGTGAGAGATCTGAGCTTCACACCCAGTGGCAGTTTGATTTTGGTTTCTGCATCTCGGGATAAGACTCTTCGCATCTGGGATCTGAATAAACATG GTAAACAGATTCAGGTGTTATCGGGCCACCTGCAGTGGGTTTACTGCTGCTCCATCTCaccagactgcagcatgctatgTTCCGCGGCCGGAGAGAAGTCG GTCTTTCTGTGGAGCATGCGTTCCTACACGTTAATCCGGAAGCTAGAGGGCCACCAGAGCAGTGTGGTGTCTTGTGACTTCTCCCCTGACTCTGCCTTGCTCGTCACGGCTTCTTACGATACCAATGTGATCATGTGGGACCCCTACACCGGCGAGCGGCTGCGATCACTCCA CCACACCCAGCTCAACCCCCCGATGGATGATAGCGACGTCCACATCAGCTCCCTGAGATCTGTGTGCTTCTCCCCCGAAGGCTTGTACCTCGCCACGGTGGCAGATGACAG gctcctcaggaTCTGGGCCCTGGAACTGAAGACTCCGATTGCATTTGCTCCTATGACCAATGGTCTTTGCTGCACATTTTTTCCACATGGTGGAGTTATTGCCACAGG GACAAGGGACGGCCACGTCCAGTTCTGGACGGCTCCTCGGGTCCTGTCATCACTGAAGCACTTATGCCGGAAAGCCCTTCGAAGTTTCCTCACGACATACCAAGTGCTAGCACTgccaatccccaagaaaatgaaagagttcCTCACGTACAGGACTTTCTAA